Proteins encoded by one window of Nitrincola iocasae:
- a CDS encoding circularly permuted type 2 ATP-grasp protein produces the protein MTKVNWQEYACKDFYDELIAAPGQPRVEARMLCDYFEKLASAELTEHRHAVDVAIQTMGITFTVYTEGSMIDRAWPFDPVPRIIPRTEWEKTAAGLRQRVEALNLFIDDLYHDQRIIKDGVLPAEVLAQSVNFRPQCVGVSPPHNIWAHICGSDLVRDSDGTLYVLEDNLRVPSGVSYMLENRNVIKRVLPEMFATGRIQPVDDYTDQLFDMLAAMSPRPGDEPQIVILTPGIYNSAYYEHSYLAQQMGVELVEGSDLLVSDDDYVYMKTVDGLQQVDVIYRRIDDMFLDPEVFNPESTLGVPGLMRAWRAGKVALANAPGAGVADDKIVYAFVPQIIRYYLDQEPLLPNVPSYLCMLEKDREYVLNNLDKLVVKPANESGGYGMLIGPHASKRERKAFAELIKADPRNYMAQPTLKLSTAPTLCGNAMEPRHIDLRPFILSGGDSTYVTMGGLTRVAMTKGSLVVNSSQGGGSKDTWIVDVREG, from the coding sequence ATGACAAAAGTGAACTGGCAAGAATATGCGTGCAAAGATTTTTACGATGAGTTGATTGCAGCACCGGGACAGCCTAGGGTCGAAGCACGGATGTTGTGTGATTACTTTGAGAAACTGGCATCCGCCGAATTGACCGAACACCGACACGCTGTTGATGTGGCTATTCAAACCATGGGGATCACCTTTACGGTGTATACCGAAGGCAGCATGATAGATCGTGCCTGGCCTTTTGATCCGGTGCCACGCATTATTCCCCGCACAGAATGGGAGAAAACAGCTGCTGGTCTGCGTCAGCGTGTTGAGGCGCTGAATCTGTTTATTGATGATCTTTATCATGACCAGCGCATTATCAAGGATGGTGTTCTCCCAGCCGAAGTATTGGCTCAGTCAGTGAATTTCAGGCCCCAGTGTGTGGGTGTTTCGCCACCGCATAATATCTGGGCACATATCTGTGGCTCAGATCTGGTCCGGGACAGCGACGGTACGCTCTATGTTCTGGAAGACAACCTGCGGGTGCCTTCGGGCGTGTCTTATATGCTGGAAAACCGCAACGTTATTAAACGGGTATTACCTGAAATGTTTGCCACAGGCCGTATCCAGCCAGTAGATGATTATACCGATCAACTATTTGATATGTTGGCGGCGATGTCGCCGCGCCCCGGTGATGAGCCGCAGATAGTGATTTTGACACCTGGTATCTACAACTCGGCCTACTATGAGCACTCCTACCTGGCACAGCAGATGGGGGTCGAGCTGGTCGAAGGCTCTGATCTTCTGGTCAGTGATGATGACTATGTTTACATGAAAACGGTTGATGGCCTGCAGCAGGTGGATGTTATTTACCGGCGTATCGATGATATGTTCCTGGACCCTGAGGTGTTCAATCCTGAATCTACCTTGGGAGTACCTGGGCTGATGCGAGCCTGGCGGGCAGGTAAGGTGGCGTTGGCTAACGCCCCGGGGGCGGGGGTGGCTGATGATAAAATCGTCTATGCCTTCGTGCCTCAGATCATTCGTTACTATCTGGATCAGGAGCCGTTGTTGCCTAACGTGCCTAGCTATCTATGCATGCTAGAAAAAGACCGGGAGTATGTCCTTAATAATCTGGATAAACTGGTGGTGAAACCTGCCAATGAGTCGGGTGGTTATGGCATGCTGATCGGTCCACATGCCAGCAAACGCGAACGCAAAGCCTTTGCTGAATTGATCAAGGCCGATCCGCGTAACTATATGGCGCAGCCCACATTGAAACTATCAACGGCACCGACACTCTGCGGTAATGCCATGGAGCCTCGCCATATCGATTTGCGTCCCTTTATCTTGTCTGGCGGTGATTCGACTTATGTGACCATGGGGGGGTTGACTCGTGTGGCCATGACCAAAGGGTCGCTGGTGGTGAATTCGTCGCAAGGCGGGGGTAGTAAAGACACCTGGATTGTCGATGTGAGGGAGGGCTAG
- a CDS encoding alpha-E domain-containing protein: MLSRVAENVYWLARYLERAEDTARLISVNSHLLLDFPRANRLGWATLVTITGSEDIFEKYYSEQDEASVLSFLCGDRRYSGSIISSLAAARENLRTTRDVMPRRIWEEVNQLYLTISSQVESGITSRNRDTFLNRVIRSCEAVNGMIAGTLSYTQTRTFLMLGRQIERADMTTRIIDVRSANLLPRNSDDFTPFETLQWVSVLKSLTGFQMYRQHVRLRVRGPDVLRFLLQDQRFPRAVACCFTRISRELDTLPGGANAIAAAEHCLQHLTQADVSLLASEPESLHAFIDDIQVDISQLHNQIADTWFRLVEESRVLAKLTQLQTS; encoded by the coding sequence ATGTTATCTAGAGTTGCTGAAAATGTGTATTGGTTGGCCCGCTATCTTGAGCGTGCAGAAGATACGGCGCGTCTGATCAGTGTTAATAGCCATTTGTTGTTGGATTTCCCCCGTGCTAATCGTCTGGGATGGGCTACCTTGGTGACCATTACTGGCAGTGAAGACATATTTGAAAAGTATTATTCGGAGCAGGATGAAGCCAGTGTATTGAGCTTTTTGTGTGGTGATCGCCGCTACAGCGGATCAATTATTTCATCGCTGGCTGCGGCGCGGGAAAATCTCAGAACTACGCGGGATGTCATGCCCCGGCGTATCTGGGAGGAAGTCAATCAGCTTTATTTAACGATCAGTAGTCAGGTGGAGTCCGGCATCACTTCGCGTAATCGTGATACCTTTTTGAATCGTGTCATTCGCAGTTGTGAAGCGGTCAATGGCATGATCGCGGGAACACTCAGCTATACCCAGACACGCACTTTTCTGATGTTGGGTCGGCAGATCGAACGCGCCGATATGACAACGAGAATAATCGATGTACGCTCCGCTAACTTGTTGCCGCGCAATTCGGATGATTTTACCCCGTTTGAGACCCTGCAGTGGGTTAGTGTGCTGAAGTCGTTGACCGGCTTCCAGATGTACCGGCAGCATGTGCGTCTGCGAGTGCGCGGACCGGATGTGTTGCGCTTTCTGCTACAGGATCAGCGCTTCCCTCGAGCGGTGGCGTGTTGCTTCACTCGTATCAGTCGTGAGTTGGATACTTTGCCAGGTGGTGCTAATGCCATTGCAGCAGCAGAGCACTGTTTGCAGCACCTTACCCAGGCCGATGTTTCTTTGCTGGCGTCTGAACCTGAGAGTTTGCATGCATTTATTGATGATATTCAGGTCGATATCAGCCAGTTGCATAATCAAATAGCGGACACCTGGTTTCGTTTGGTTGAGGAAAGCCGGGTGCTGGCTAAACTCACACAGTTACAAACAAGCTAA